From a single Planococcus shenhongbingii genomic region:
- a CDS encoding BglG family transcription antiterminator produces the protein MLLDERSAALLILLQHSPISKMSDLEIQTGLTRRQIQYAIGKANDWLEFNSYSTIQFNRQKGYFLTQPINEEALNVKMTKNTYTFSEKERENLFYLMILLGREELSVYHFQSITGLSRNTVLTDLRQLKKKTQQLDLTLEYSKQKGYVISGDSLAKRYAVEYLVSEVFSNPNNRAIVECLWKDDEQQIKAIKVQLEQIEQKLGVTFTDERLNELSYLFLCTDLLIRRGEGLQNDDSWNQLVATDEYRMVEQLAETSAFQAHWSQTEKQYATLHLLSMNRTKDLSPLKEDETIQVLLQQIVEEFERLAFVHLQDKELLYEQLYIHFKPAYHRLKYGLPQVNPITGRVQKVYPELHHLVRKTLQMLERKLGKAVPEDEVAYFTIHFGGWLRRQGTALDDRKRAIVVCPNGVGISNILIYTLRELFPDILFLDVLSVRSAANYQLPYDLVFSTVHMRTDALLFVVPPILEVQEKHLLRQQVMQELYGYTTGNIDAGSLLKIIAKYATIHNATELETALQSNLYSPSRKQTKFSLKEAEKPVLGELLTLQTIQLHPSAASWQQAIQSAAQPLVESGTVEERYVEAMIDSIEANGPYVVITPGVAIPHARPEQGVNSLSMSLLKLEEPVEFAADKPVQLIIVLAASDSDSHLRALIQLTQLLNEPANIKRMLEIADKTELMEFIHENSKEETQ, from the coding sequence ATGTTATTGGATGAGAGAAGCGCAGCTTTACTGATTCTTCTTCAACATTCACCTATATCTAAAATGAGTGACTTGGAAATTCAGACAGGACTTACAAGAAGGCAGATTCAATATGCTATCGGGAAAGCCAATGATTGGCTTGAATTTAACAGCTATTCCACTATTCAATTCAATCGGCAAAAAGGTTATTTTTTAACCCAGCCGATCAATGAAGAGGCCTTAAATGTCAAGATGACCAAGAATACATATACTTTTTCCGAAAAAGAAAGGGAAAATTTATTCTACCTGATGATTTTATTGGGGCGGGAAGAATTATCCGTCTATCATTTTCAATCCATAACCGGGCTGTCCCGCAATACAGTATTGACGGATCTGCGGCAGCTTAAGAAGAAAACACAGCAGCTCGACTTAACACTCGAGTATTCGAAGCAAAAAGGCTATGTGATTTCAGGAGATAGCCTGGCCAAGAGGTATGCGGTTGAATACTTGGTCAGTGAGGTATTTAGTAATCCGAATAACCGGGCGATTGTTGAGTGTCTTTGGAAAGATGATGAGCAGCAAATCAAAGCCATTAAAGTTCAGCTCGAACAAATAGAGCAGAAGCTGGGTGTAACATTCACCGATGAAAGGCTTAATGAGTTAAGTTATTTATTTCTTTGCACCGATTTGCTGATTCGAAGAGGCGAGGGCTTGCAGAATGATGATAGTTGGAACCAGCTGGTAGCTACGGATGAATATCGGATGGTTGAACAACTGGCTGAAACATCAGCTTTTCAAGCTCATTGGAGCCAGACGGAAAAACAGTATGCTACGTTGCATTTGTTAAGTATGAACCGGACAAAAGATCTGTCTCCTTTAAAAGAAGACGAAACCATTCAAGTGCTGCTGCAACAGATAGTGGAAGAATTTGAACGGCTGGCTTTTGTCCATTTGCAAGATAAGGAATTATTGTATGAACAGCTTTATATCCATTTCAAACCGGCCTACCACCGGTTGAAATATGGTCTTCCACAAGTCAATCCCATCACCGGCCGGGTACAAAAAGTTTATCCAGAATTGCATCATCTCGTCAGAAAAACTCTTCAAATGCTGGAGAGAAAACTGGGGAAGGCAGTGCCTGAAGATGAAGTGGCCTATTTTACCATTCATTTTGGCGGCTGGCTGCGAAGGCAAGGAACGGCACTTGATGACCGAAAGCGGGCGATCGTCGTATGCCCAAACGGGGTAGGGATCAGCAATATCCTTATCTATACCTTAAGGGAATTGTTCCCGGACATTTTGTTTTTGGATGTGCTGTCTGTCCGTTCAGCCGCGAATTATCAGCTGCCTTACGATCTGGTTTTTTCGACTGTTCACATGAGGACCGATGCCCTTCTTTTTGTCGTACCGCCCATATTGGAAGTGCAGGAAAAGCATTTGCTGCGTCAGCAAGTGATGCAGGAACTGTATGGCTATACAACTGGGAATATTGATGCCGGTTCTTTGTTAAAAATCATTGCCAAGTATGCGACTATTCACAATGCAACAGAACTTGAAACAGCATTGCAATCCAATTTGTACAGCCCTTCACGAAAGCAAACAAAATTTTCATTAAAGGAGGCTGAAAAACCAGTGTTAGGAGAATTACTCACTTTGCAGACGATTCAATTGCACCCCTCTGCGGCGTCTTGGCAGCAGGCCATTCAATCTGCAGCGCAGCCGCTTGTTGAATCAGGAACAGTTGAAGAGCGTTATGTGGAGGCAATGATTGACAGCATCGAAGCGAATGGCCCATATGTCGTCATCACTCCAGGCGTGGCCATTCCACACGCCAGGCCGGAACAAGGAGTCAACTCTTTGTCGATGAGCTTATTGAAATTGGAAGAGCCTGTGGAATTTGCAGCGGACAAGCCAGTGCAGTTGATTATCGTATTGGCCGCATCTGACAGTGACTCGCATTTGCGTGCACTGATCCAACTGACGCAGTTACTTAATGAACCGGCTAATATTAAGCGGATGCTTGAAATCGCAGATAAAACGGAGCTCATGGAATTCATTCATGAAAATTCAAAGGAGGAAACACAATGA
- a CDS encoding PTS sugar transporter subunit IIB, which translates to MKKIMVVCGNGLGSSFIMELNVKKALKEMEHTAEVDHTDLTSAKSEQADIFIGAGDIIGQLDDGKRTLVSLENMMSIPEIKSKLEPHFQ; encoded by the coding sequence ATGAAGAAGATTATGGTAGTATGCGGAAACGGTTTAGGAAGCAGCTTTATTATGGAATTGAATGTCAAGAAAGCCTTGAAAGAAATGGAACATACAGCAGAAGTGGACCATACGGATCTGACTTCAGCCAAATCGGAGCAGGCCGATATCTTTATTGGAGCAGGAGACATCATCGGCCAGCTTGACGACGGAAAACGGACGCTTGTATCACTGGAGAATATGATGAGTATTCCGGAGATTAAATCTAAACTAGAACCGCATTTCCAATAA
- a CDS encoding PTS ascorbate transporter subunit IIC, with product MLELIMTDILGTPSILVGLFALIGLLLQKKSSADVVSGTLKTVMGFIIIGAGAAVLIGALDIFGKMFDHAFNVQGVIPNNEAIVATAQGSYGTSTAMIMVFGMIFNIILARITPFKYIFLTGHHTLFMACLLAVTLSIGGLSGIPLIAVGSVLLGACMVLFPALLQPFVRQITGSDDFAIGHFGSVGYFISATVGKWVGNKEKTTEQIKVPKSLGFLRDTSVAVSLTMTVFFVIVALFAGQEYIETNLSGGSNFIVFSFIQAITFAAGVYIILAGVRMLIAEIVPAFQGIADKLVPNTKPALDCPTIFPFAPNAVIIGFLFSFLAGLLAMFVLPSLSLSVIVPGLVPHFFTGAAAGVFGNITGGRRGAMAGAFANGLLISFIPAILLVLMGDIGFEGTTFGDSDFGVIGIVILSFMKFLGLS from the coding sequence ATGCTTGAGCTAATTATGACAGACATTTTAGGGACACCTTCCATTCTCGTCGGGCTGTTTGCGCTCATCGGGTTGCTGTTGCAGAAGAAGTCCAGCGCGGATGTAGTATCTGGAACACTGAAAACAGTAATGGGTTTTATCATCATTGGCGCAGGAGCGGCAGTATTAATCGGAGCGCTTGATATATTCGGCAAAATGTTCGATCATGCCTTTAATGTACAGGGCGTCATTCCGAATAACGAAGCCATCGTAGCGACAGCCCAAGGCAGCTACGGGACATCGACTGCTATGATCATGGTTTTTGGGATGATCTTCAATATTATTTTGGCTCGTATCACACCATTCAAGTATATTTTCCTGACAGGCCATCATACGCTGTTTATGGCTTGCTTATTGGCTGTTACCTTGTCAATCGGTGGATTATCCGGCATACCGCTTATTGCAGTCGGATCCGTTTTGCTGGGGGCGTGTATGGTTCTGTTTCCTGCCTTGCTGCAGCCATTCGTGCGCCAAATCACAGGAAGCGATGATTTTGCCATCGGCCATTTTGGATCTGTCGGCTACTTCATTTCTGCAACAGTCGGAAAATGGGTAGGCAATAAGGAAAAGACGACCGAGCAAATCAAAGTGCCGAAATCATTAGGGTTTTTACGGGATACATCGGTTGCGGTATCTTTGACGATGACAGTGTTCTTTGTAATCGTGGCATTATTTGCCGGACAGGAATATATTGAAACCAATCTTTCCGGCGGTTCCAATTTCATTGTATTTTCTTTCATTCAGGCCATTACATTTGCTGCAGGTGTATACATAATTCTTGCTGGAGTACGGATGCTAATCGCTGAAATCGTTCCAGCGTTCCAAGGAATTGCCGATAAACTAGTGCCGAATACCAAACCGGCATTAGATTGCCCGACAATTTTTCCATTTGCTCCAAACGCTGTAATCATCGGATTCCTATTCAGTTTCTTAGCCGGTCTTTTGGCGATGTTCGTTCTTCCTTCGCTTAGTCTGAGTGTGATTGTTCCGGGACTCGTTCCGCATTTCTTCACGGGTGCCGCTGCGGGTGTGTTCGGAAATATCACAGGCGGCCGACGAGGCGCTATGGCCGGCGCATTTGCCAATGGACTTTTGATCAGTTTTATACCAGCAATCCTGCTGGTGCTGATGGGAGACATCGGTTTCGAAGGAACAACATTCGGGGATTCTGATTTCGGTGTCATCGGGATAGTGATCCTCAGCTTCATGAAATTTTTGGGATTGTCTTAA
- a CDS encoding NUDIX hydrolase: MGYVEDLRVMIGHRPVIFTGAVTVIADDKGRLLLQERKFPKGTWGLPGGLMELGESTEQAARREVLEETGLTVSGLHLINVYSGPDHFVVAENGDEFYLVTIAYYSEGYEGELVIEESESVSFEFFFPDQLPEKMIGSHRVIVKEFLDKHYSVEEHKK; the protein is encoded by the coding sequence ATGGGCTATGTCGAGGATTTGAGAGTAATGATCGGACACCGGCCGGTGATATTTACAGGAGCTGTGACAGTTATTGCGGATGATAAGGGACGGCTGCTGCTGCAGGAGCGGAAGTTTCCAAAAGGGACTTGGGGGTTGCCCGGAGGATTGATGGAATTGGGCGAATCAACAGAACAGGCAGCCCGGCGTGAAGTGCTGGAAGAAACGGGATTGACGGTCAGCGGACTGCACCTTATCAATGTCTACTCCGGTCCGGATCATTTTGTTGTGGCTGAAAACGGGGACGAATTTTATCTCGTTACCATAGCGTATTATTCAGAAGGCTATGAAGGGGAACTGGTAATTGAGGAATCGGAATCGGTGAGTTTTGAGTTCTTTTTTCCAGATCAATTGCCCGAGAAGATGATTGGCAGCCACCGGGTGATTGTGAAAGAATTTCTGGATAAGCATTATTCAGTTGAAGAGCATAAGAAATAA
- a CDS encoding SRPBCC family protein translates to MVTVEKSILIERPIDEVYQYAADPTRWYQWYAGLSEPRNLKGQGETGTTMDLDFNILGMQLPVIVAVTENSQNGNGYTWKGMVKGSIDSLQNWTYTPEGNGTRVDYFEEYEVPHSLLMKMADKLIIKKLMSNAMDQSLKNLKDVCESSKTTAL, encoded by the coding sequence ATGGTGACTGTTGAAAAAAGCATCTTGATTGAGCGTCCGATTGATGAAGTTTATCAATATGCAGCAGATCCGACCCGGTGGTATCAGTGGTATGCGGGTTTGTCTGAACCACGTAATTTAAAAGGGCAAGGCGAAACAGGAACTACCATGGATTTGGACTTCAACATTCTTGGAATGCAGCTGCCTGTTATTGTTGCCGTCACGGAAAACTCGCAGAACGGCAACGGATATACTTGGAAAGGCATGGTTAAAGGTTCAATTGATTCCCTTCAAAACTGGACTTATACGCCTGAAGGAAATGGGACGAGAGTCGACTATTTTGAAGAATACGAGGTACCGCATAGTTTATTGATGAAAATGGCTGATAAGCTGATTATTAAAAAGCTGATGAGTAATGCTATGGACCAATCATTGAAAAATTTGAAAGATGTTTGCGAATCATCAAAGACGACAGCTTTATAA
- a CDS encoding phosphatase PAP2 family protein, whose translation MIKENTKVGITFLLLGLGLGIAALFLVIFTELAEEVMENEMRRFDGTIIGYFKAIDTPFLDSAMIFITEMGSVWFLTTLSTLTVVVLWVKYKDKWGILFFLVAVGIGGLLTKMLKGLYERGRPSINPEIDAVGYSFPSGHSMGSLIFYGFIMYLVIRGNGNALFKWVSIFLMAILVTLIGMSRVYLGAHFPSDVLAGFIAGAIWLILCLIALEWIQWQSKSSVRPVYAIRDMLVSILRAVKKRFPANK comes from the coding sequence ATGATCAAAGAGAATACAAAAGTCGGCATCACCTTCTTGCTGCTGGGTCTTGGCCTTGGAATTGCGGCTCTGTTCCTTGTCATATTTACGGAATTGGCTGAAGAAGTTATGGAAAATGAAATGAGAAGATTCGACGGGACGATTATCGGTTATTTTAAAGCGATTGATACTCCTTTTTTAGACAGTGCGATGATTTTTATCACTGAGATGGGATCAGTATGGTTCTTAACCACCTTATCTACACTGACAGTAGTGGTCCTGTGGGTTAAGTATAAAGATAAATGGGGCATTCTTTTTTTTCTGGTGGCAGTCGGAATCGGCGGTTTATTGACTAAGATGCTTAAAGGACTTTATGAAAGAGGCCGTCCATCGATCAATCCCGAAATTGATGCAGTTGGCTATAGTTTTCCGAGCGGCCATTCCATGGGTTCCCTTATCTTTTACGGATTTATCATGTATTTGGTAATACGCGGAAATGGAAATGCTCTCTTTAAGTGGGTGTCCATCTTTTTAATGGCTATTTTAGTGACCTTAATTGGCATGAGCCGGGTTTACCTGGGAGCACACTTTCCGAGTGATGTGCTGGCCGGTTTCATAGCGGGCGCCATTTGGCTTATTCTGTGTTTGATTGCGCTTGAATGGATTCAGTGGCAAAGCAAAAGCAGCGTACGGCCGGTATATGCAATCCGTGATATGCTTGTGTCAATACTCAGAGCAGTTAAAAAAAGGTTTCCCGCAAACAAATGA
- a CDS encoding RDD family protein yields the protein MKDLSKKRSKAMFIDFIAATAALAVLETAVPKKVKANPVYTLVVPTLVVWGLEYVQLAKSGQTLGYKAQGLILESEDGLQLSGEQIAKRFLYRDLKSPIDLFKNREGFERLEGAKLPHDVYAQTIVREQRSI from the coding sequence ATGAAAGATTTATCTAAGAAACGTTCTAAGGCAATGTTCATTGATTTTATCGCGGCAACGGCAGCGCTAGCAGTGTTGGAAACAGCGGTGCCAAAGAAAGTTAAAGCCAATCCTGTGTATACCCTAGTGGTGCCGACGCTTGTCGTTTGGGGACTCGAATATGTCCAATTAGCCAAATCCGGGCAGACGCTTGGATACAAAGCCCAAGGGCTGATACTGGAAAGCGAAGACGGCCTTCAGCTCAGCGGCGAACAAATCGCCAAGCGTTTTCTTTACCGGGATCTCAAAAGTCCAATTGATTTGTTCAAAAATCGTGAAGGCTTTGAAAGGCTGGAAGGTGCGAAACTACCGCATGATGTCTATGCCCAGACGATTGTCAGGGAACAACGATCAATTTGA
- a CDS encoding 5'-methylthioadenosine/S-adenosylhomocysteine nucleosidase — translation MIMAVLLVLAGCNTTAETKAEEKPQRPILIQGPMPIEAEKFAERLENVKVEESGSTFEFYIGTVEGYPVIVTKTGKGFANTGAATALAIEKYNPAAIINQGTSGGHDPALNVFDIVLGKRSVNIGALKTGELAKGEGIEPTEWKPMDLMASEGSAGEDPDAENIRYYEGDKDLLAAANAVKDTYSKGKVVEGTIGSADFWNNEVDRINWIHEKYGTSVEEMETAAAAQISAAYDVPFLGIRVLSNNKTNDGAYNPDTASANQDYVYEVVKEYISVLSTKQ, via the coding sequence ATGATCATGGCCGTATTGCTGGTTCTTGCAGGATGCAATACAACTGCCGAGACAAAAGCGGAAGAAAAGCCGCAGCGGCCTATTCTAATCCAAGGACCAATGCCGATTGAAGCGGAAAAATTTGCGGAACGGCTGGAAAATGTGAAAGTTGAAGAATCCGGTTCAACTTTTGAATTTTACATCGGTACAGTGGAAGGCTATCCGGTAATTGTAACGAAGACAGGCAAAGGTTTCGCAAACACTGGTGCCGCTACGGCCCTAGCAATCGAAAAATACAATCCAGCTGCAATCATCAATCAAGGGACTTCAGGCGGACATGATCCGGCATTAAACGTCTTTGATATTGTCCTCGGCAAGCGTTCTGTAAATATAGGAGCTTTAAAAACGGGTGAGCTGGCAAAAGGCGAAGGCATTGAGCCGACGGAATGGAAGCCCATGGATTTGATGGCTTCGGAAGGCAGTGCCGGAGAAGATCCAGATGCTGAAAATATCCGTTACTACGAAGGTGATAAAGATTTATTGGCTGCGGCCAATGCGGTGAAAGATACGTATTCAAAAGGGAAAGTTGTAGAAGGTACAATCGGTTCTGCTGATTTTTGGAACAATGAAGTGGACCGCATCAACTGGATTCATGAGAAATATGGCACCTCTGTGGAAGAAATGGAAACCGCAGCTGCTGCCCAAATTTCTGCAGCATATGACGTTCCGTTTCTCGGTATCCGGGTTCTATCGAATAACAAGACAAACGACGGTGCCTACAATCCGGATACAGCTTCAGCTAATCAGGATTATGTTTATGAAGTTGTAAAAGAGTACATCTCGGTGCTCTCCACTAAGCAATAA
- a CDS encoding DNA-binding protein, giving the protein MADNQTEIEHSLPHGIGKPATRAFLLAGFARLEQFTTVSEKEMLKLHGVGPKAVAIIREALAEKGLSFSQKTTD; this is encoded by the coding sequence ATGGCAGACAATCAAACAGAAATCGAACACAGCTTACCGCACGGAATAGGGAAACCTGCAACACGTGCCTTTTTGTTAGCCGGTTTTGCGCGTTTGGAGCAATTCACCACTGTTTCGGAAAAAGAGATGTTGAAGCTGCATGGCGTCGGCCCCAAAGCAGTCGCTATCATTCGCGAGGCACTGGCTGAAAAAGGGCTCTCTTTTTCCCAAAAAACCACTGACTGA
- a CDS encoding DMT family transporter, translating to MNTKAFSLALFTVLIWGSSFAAIRVSLQEGYGAGQLVLVRFVIASALFLVYALWPGTKFRLPRKGDIVSILTLGWIGISVYHLCVTFGMETISAGTAGMLIGSGPIFTALIAVIVLKERLTPLGWLGLGIGFIGIVLIAFGAAGASLTLNNGALLVLIAAFATSVFFVFQKNLLTRYTAIELTAYFTWAGTLPFFIFSPGIFTTLQNASLEAHLSTLYVGIFPAAIAYVTWSMALSLSNASSVASMIYLEPAIAILVAWIWLHELPTSLSLIGGVIAISGVLIVNVLSRKSQRMHSSRTVESS from the coding sequence TTGAATACAAAAGCTTTTTCTTTGGCCTTATTCACAGTTTTAATATGGGGTTCATCTTTTGCGGCCATTCGCGTCAGCCTGCAAGAGGGATATGGTGCTGGCCAATTAGTGCTCGTACGTTTTGTAATTGCGTCAGCGTTATTTCTTGTCTATGCCTTGTGGCCAGGAACAAAATTCCGGCTGCCGCGTAAAGGCGATATTGTCAGTATTCTAACACTTGGCTGGATTGGCATCAGCGTATACCACCTTTGTGTCACATTCGGAATGGAAACAATATCAGCAGGTACAGCTGGCATGCTGATCGGTTCGGGTCCTATTTTCACTGCATTGATTGCAGTTATTGTTTTAAAAGAACGTTTGACTCCGCTTGGCTGGCTTGGCCTCGGCATCGGATTTATCGGAATTGTGCTGATCGCTTTTGGAGCTGCCGGAGCTTCGTTGACACTTAACAATGGCGCGCTGCTCGTCTTGATCGCTGCTTTTGCGACGTCCGTATTCTTCGTTTTCCAAAAGAATCTGTTGACTCGCTATACAGCTATTGAGTTGACTGCCTATTTTACGTGGGCTGGGACTTTGCCGTTCTTTATTTTTTCACCCGGAATCTTCACAACGCTGCAAAACGCTTCACTAGAAGCTCATTTATCGACATTGTATGTCGGTATTTTTCCGGCTGCCATCGCTTACGTAACCTGGTCGATGGCTTTGTCTTTGAGCAACGCCAGTTCCGTTGCAAGTATGATTTACCTGGAGCCTGCAATCGCAATACTTGTAGCTTGGATATGGCTGCATGAACTTCCAACTTCCCTATCATTGATTGGCGGAGTTATCGCGATTTCCGGTGTGCTGATTGTCAATGTGCTAAGCAGAAAGAGCCAGCGTATGCATTCAAGCCGCACAGTTGAATCTTCATAA
- a CDS encoding putative immunity protein, whose protein sequence is MAKEFTDTETKKFIDELLEKTNHQTAANWASDCAERVLSYYEKQRPQDERLKRALEASRRWARGEIRVGDARKAAFPAHAAAREAIGEAAIAAARAAGQASSTPHMIGHAIHASTYAVKAVAFETDFEEAAIAEERNWQYEHLKELVGP, encoded by the coding sequence ATGGCAAAAGAATTTACAGATACAGAGACCAAAAAATTCATCGATGAATTATTGGAAAAGACCAATCATCAAACGGCTGCGAACTGGGCATCGGATTGTGCCGAACGTGTGCTTTCCTATTACGAAAAGCAGCGTCCGCAAGACGAACGGTTAAAAAGAGCCCTTGAAGCTTCCAGGCGATGGGCCAGAGGTGAAATCCGGGTAGGCGATGCCCGAAAAGCAGCGTTTCCTGCGCATGCGGCAGCGCGAGAAGCAATCGGTGAAGCGGCAATAGCTGCTGCCCGAGCAGCGGGACAAGCGAGTTCCACTCCTCATATGATTGGCCATGCCATTCATGCTTCAACATATGCAGTCAAAGCTGTAGCTTTTGAAACGGATTTTGAAGAAGCGGCAATTGCGGAAGAAAGAAATTGGCAATATGAACACCTTAAGGAATTGGTAGGTCCTTAA
- a CDS encoding PPK2 family polyphosphate kinase: MDTSEYLIKQDEKVELSNYNTHEKDCPSEDELREHLIPKSVEKLKELYTKLRAEEEKGIVVVLQAMDAAGKDEAISYIFSNLSAQGLKTTSFKKPTEEELKHDYLWRFHKGLPERGQIGIFNRSYYEEVIAPRVHDLLEETPLPNELIHENIWKFRYRQINEFERYLVENGFPVVKFFFNMSKEEQKERLLERMKNPEKNWEFSFNDVKERQHWEGYQDIFEDIINQTSTDYAPWYVLPADNEWYSRYIISEVMVEMLEKINPQYPAISGEEKKKLEEAIAALENE; encoded by the coding sequence ATGGACACGAGTGAGTATCTGATAAAACAAGATGAGAAAGTGGAATTGTCAAACTACAATACCCATGAAAAAGATTGCCCATCAGAAGATGAGCTGCGTGAGCATTTGATTCCTAAAAGCGTCGAGAAATTGAAAGAATTGTATACGAAGCTGCGTGCAGAAGAGGAGAAAGGCATTGTCGTTGTTTTACAGGCGATGGATGCCGCAGGAAAAGATGAAGCCATCAGCTATATCTTTTCTAATTTATCAGCACAAGGCTTAAAAACGACTTCATTTAAAAAGCCTACGGAAGAGGAGCTGAAACATGATTATCTTTGGAGGTTCCATAAAGGTTTGCCTGAAAGAGGGCAGATCGGCATATTCAACCGCTCCTATTATGAAGAAGTAATCGCTCCAAGAGTTCACGATTTGCTGGAGGAGACACCGCTTCCGAATGAATTGATCCATGAGAACATTTGGAAATTCCGTTATCGCCAGATCAATGAATTTGAAAGATACTTAGTAGAAAATGGATTTCCAGTCGTGAAATTCTTTTTTAATATGTCGAAAGAAGAGCAGAAGGAAAGACTGCTTGAGCGGATGAAAAATCCGGAAAAAAACTGGGAATTCTCGTTTAATGATGTAAAAGAGCGGCAGCATTGGGAAGGATACCAGGACATCTTTGAAGATATCATCAACCAGACTTCCACGGATTATGCACCGTGGTATGTGCTGCCAGCTGACAACGAATGGTATTCGCGCTATATCATTTCGGAAGTGATGGTTGAAATGCTTGAAAAAATCAATCCTCAGTATCCGGCAATTTCTGGCGAGGAAAAGAAAAAGCTGGAAGAAGCTATAGCGGCGTTGGAAAATGAATAA
- a CDS encoding ArsR/SmtB family transcription factor — protein sequence MKTLLNSLAEPNRWNIVELLKQGPLTVGEIAEKLGLRQPQVSKHLRVLSEAGIVIVHPIANRRVYQLNPQPFQELQEWTDTYRHLWEDRFDRLDDYLKEVQKNGEEEEKL from the coding sequence ATGAAAACACTATTGAATTCACTGGCAGAACCGAACCGTTGGAACATCGTCGAACTATTGAAACAAGGTCCGCTTACCGTTGGAGAAATTGCTGAGAAACTTGGACTCCGGCAGCCGCAGGTATCAAAGCATCTGCGCGTGCTCAGCGAGGCTGGCATCGTGATTGTCCATCCGATCGCAAACCGGCGTGTCTATCAATTGAATCCGCAGCCGTTTCAGGAATTGCAGGAATGGACGGATACGTACCGCCATCTTTGGGAAGATCGCTTCGATCGATTGGATGATTATTTAAAAGAAGTCCAAAAAAACGGAGAGGAGGAAGAAAAGCTGTAA
- a CDS encoding SRPBCC domain-containing protein has translation MSVNKGSNDAFTRVEGLEMVMERFFMAPRELVFTMHTEPEHIKNWWGPVGWTTTTYQMDVRPGGIWHYCMRSADGEEAWGKSVYQEVAKPERLIYEDIFSDEKGNNAEGFPTMKITVEFVEEGNGTRVVSRTLFEKEEDLKQVMDMGVVEGMTETFDRLEQYLNQM, from the coding sequence ATGTCAGTCAACAAAGGATCAAATGACGCCTTTACAAGAGTTGAAGGACTGGAAATGGTGATGGAACGGTTTTTCATGGCCCCACGAGAGCTTGTTTTTACGATGCATACTGAACCTGAACACATTAAAAATTGGTGGGGGCCGGTCGGCTGGACAACGACTACTTATCAAATGGATGTCCGGCCGGGAGGGATCTGGCATTATTGCATGCGGTCAGCAGACGGTGAAGAAGCATGGGGAAAAAGCGTCTATCAGGAAGTGGCAAAACCAGAGCGGCTCATCTATGAGGATATTTTTTCCGATGAAAAGGGAAATAATGCTGAAGGTTTTCCGACCATGAAAATCACGGTTGAATTTGTGGAAGAAGGCAATGGAACCCGGGTTGTCAGCCGTACTTTATTTGAAAAAGAGGAAGATTTGAAACAAGTAATGGATATGGGTGTAGTCGAAGGCATGACAGAAACCTTTGACCGTCTGGAACAGTATTTAAATCAGATGTAA